One Actinoplanes missouriensis 431 DNA segment encodes these proteins:
- a CDS encoding AAA family ATPase: MKNAANMPPIDWTDVDQQHIPLPRPDAPPEERALHDQRIAAALYRETQWEYIRQAAREAAREQLAQEKLAEQRANAANADRTYTGGSWLLDVPDETPTIWGSGSEVLWARGESLMITGPQGVGKTTLASQVLKGCLSLQDEVLGYPIEGFEGRILYLAMDRPQQARRNLARLFAGMDEHREYLDEMLRVVEGPPPADFAQSPETLRQMCDHHGAAVVVIDSMKDAAIGLSKDEVGAGYNRARQIALTAGHQLVELHHTVKSGPDGGKPNNINGVYGSTWLTSGAGSVVMLWGEPGDPEVEFIHLKQPADVVGPFKVEHNNRTGVSTRVYEESKDLLALVRRCRSMGLSAKDAAIVLFDLDIAAKVATKDINKARRRLDKYVEDGLLFRREPDGQGAGQEVRWFPVESRLDVPGEAA, encoded by the coding sequence GTGAAGAACGCCGCCAACATGCCGCCGATCGACTGGACCGACGTCGACCAGCAGCACATCCCCCTCCCCCGCCCGGACGCCCCACCGGAGGAGCGCGCCCTCCACGACCAGCGGATCGCCGCCGCGCTCTACCGCGAAACCCAGTGGGAGTACATTCGGCAGGCCGCCCGCGAGGCAGCCCGCGAGCAACTGGCACAGGAGAAACTCGCCGAGCAGCGAGCCAACGCCGCCAACGCCGACCGCACCTACACCGGAGGGTCGTGGCTGCTCGACGTGCCCGACGAGACACCGACGATCTGGGGCAGCGGCAGCGAAGTGCTGTGGGCGCGCGGCGAATCTTTGATGATCACCGGGCCGCAGGGTGTCGGGAAGACCACCCTCGCCAGCCAGGTACTCAAAGGCTGCCTGTCGCTGCAAGACGAAGTCCTCGGCTACCCGATCGAAGGCTTCGAAGGCCGCATCCTCTACCTCGCGATGGACCGCCCGCAGCAGGCACGCCGCAACCTGGCCCGCCTGTTCGCCGGGATGGACGAACACCGCGAATACCTCGACGAGATGCTGCGCGTGGTCGAGGGCCCGCCGCCGGCTGACTTCGCGCAGTCACCGGAGACGCTGCGACAGATGTGCGATCACCACGGTGCCGCCGTGGTGGTCATCGACAGCATGAAGGACGCCGCGATCGGCCTGTCCAAGGACGAGGTGGGTGCCGGGTACAACCGGGCGCGGCAGATCGCGTTGACGGCCGGGCATCAGCTGGTGGAGCTGCACCACACCGTGAAGTCGGGGCCGGACGGCGGCAAACCGAACAACATCAACGGCGTGTACGGGTCGACGTGGCTGACCTCCGGTGCCGGGTCGGTGGTGATGTTGTGGGGTGAGCCTGGCGATCCGGAGGTCGAGTTCATCCACCTGAAGCAGCCCGCCGATGTGGTCGGCCCGTTCAAGGTCGAGCACAACAACCGGACGGGCGTGTCCACGCGGGTGTACGAGGAAAGCAAGGATCTGCTGGCTTTGGTGCGCCGCTGCCGGTCGATGGGGTTGTCGGCGAAGGACGCGGCGATCGTGTTGTTCGACCTCGACATCGCGGCGAAGGTGGCGACGAAGGACATCAACAAGGCGCGGCGCCGGCTGGACAAGTATGTCGAGGACGGCTTGTTGTTCCGTCGCGAGCCGGACGGTCAGGGGGCGGGCCAGGAGGTGCGCTGGTTCCCGGTGGAGTCGCGGCTGGACGTTCCTGGCGAGGCCGCGTGA
- a CDS encoding OB-fold nucleic acid binding domain-containing protein yields MNTYVDHSIADLARGRHGDTVSTTGIVSRIEPKETDHGTKWATAVLTDSTGSISLNIYDEYEQHEHLLASDGVLRVSGFLMWNPDYVFELNVQEVAR; encoded by the coding sequence ATGAATACCTACGTTGACCACTCCATCGCCGACCTGGCTCGTGGCCGCCACGGAGACACGGTGTCCACTACGGGCATCGTGTCACGCATCGAACCAAAAGAGACCGACCACGGCACGAAGTGGGCGACCGCGGTGCTGACCGACAGCACCGGGAGTATCAGCCTCAACATCTACGACGAGTACGAGCAGCACGAGCACCTGCTGGCCAGCGATGGCGTGCTGCGTGTCTCGGGCTTCCTGATGTGGAACCCGGACTACGTGTTCGAACTGAACGTGCAGGAGGTGGCCCGATGA
- a CDS encoding DUF262 domain-containing protein, with protein sequence MTRQTSEVLARLPLSTSNRQARWLVKQIEDGDLDINPPYQRGAVWTEDQQVALMRSLLSGVPVPTLIVNDRHGQHWTDTATYDRHSGNAPSYAVVDGKQRLLCLKAWFDGELAIPASWIEPECIDHTEDTSDGPYVRSTGLNDYGRRATGERILLPVGEAMAVSLREEAEIYLLVNGGGTPQSDADMDNARRIAEEI encoded by the coding sequence GTGACGCGCCAAACCTCCGAAGTCCTCGCCCGGCTGCCGCTGTCGACGTCCAACCGGCAGGCCCGGTGGCTCGTGAAGCAGATCGAAGACGGCGACCTCGACATCAACCCGCCCTACCAGCGCGGTGCCGTCTGGACCGAGGATCAGCAAGTCGCCCTCATGCGGTCGCTACTGTCCGGCGTTCCCGTTCCGACGCTCATCGTCAACGACCGGCACGGGCAGCACTGGACCGACACTGCCACCTACGACCGTCACAGCGGCAACGCCCCCTCCTACGCGGTCGTGGACGGCAAGCAACGCCTGCTCTGCCTGAAGGCCTGGTTCGACGGCGAACTCGCCATCCCGGCGTCGTGGATCGAACCCGAGTGCATCGACCACACCGAAGACACCTCGGACGGCCCCTACGTGCGGTCCACAGGGCTCAACGACTACGGGCGGCGTGCAACCGGTGAACGCATCCTCCTGCCGGTCGGCGAGGCAATGGCCGTATCACTGCGCGAGGAAGCCGAGATCTACCTGCTGGTCAACGGCGGCGGCACTCCGCAGTCGGACGCCGACATGGACAACGCCCGTCGCATCGCAGAGGAGATCTGA
- a CDS encoding sigma factor-like helix-turn-helix DNA-binding protein: MEDPGTLANIEDPRQRATAAHALIEDYQAAIGELSRMRRDALEELLAGDMTQTQLADMLGVTRGRVSQLLSAGTRAERAFLGTGSVTIALGGKHEAGKDKPGAVVSAEAMAAYERLAELARTLGLKADYEVVPPPGFVKLNRPNLIVACGPRLSPLVQQLLESDNNIQFAKDADGWHLVELQTRTVHRSPSDGGRNADIAYIGRLPRPDGKGTFLYMAGIHAIGTAGAAHFIEHNLADLHKETKGRRFSMVIRCEFDPETRQITGSERLSPIYRQDGAA; the protein is encoded by the coding sequence ATGGAAGACCCCGGCACCCTCGCCAACATCGAAGACCCGCGCCAGCGGGCCACAGCCGCCCACGCCCTCATCGAGGACTACCAGGCGGCCATCGGCGAACTGTCACGCATGCGCCGAGACGCCCTCGAAGAACTCCTCGCCGGCGACATGACCCAAACCCAGCTCGCCGACATGCTCGGCGTCACCCGCGGGCGTGTCTCCCAGCTCCTGTCCGCCGGCACACGCGCCGAACGGGCATTCCTCGGCACGGGCAGCGTCACCATCGCCCTCGGCGGCAAGCATGAGGCAGGGAAAGACAAGCCCGGCGCCGTGGTGTCCGCCGAAGCGATGGCCGCCTACGAGCGGTTGGCGGAGCTTGCCCGCACTCTCGGCCTCAAAGCCGACTACGAAGTAGTGCCGCCGCCTGGGTTCGTCAAACTGAACCGGCCCAACCTGATCGTCGCCTGCGGACCCCGGCTGTCGCCGCTCGTACAGCAGCTCCTCGAGTCCGACAACAACATTCAGTTCGCCAAAGATGCGGACGGGTGGCACCTCGTCGAACTACAGACTCGGACCGTGCATCGCTCGCCGAGCGACGGCGGCCGCAACGCTGACATCGCCTACATCGGCCGGCTTCCCCGACCCGACGGCAAAGGCACGTTCCTCTACATGGCAGGCATCCACGCCATCGGCACAGCGGGCGCCGCGCACTTCATCGAACACAACCTTGCTGACCTGCACAAGGAAACCAAGGGCCGCCGCTTCTCCATGGTCATCCGCTGCGAGTTCGATCCCGAGACACGACAAATCACTGGCAGCGAACGCCTGTCCCCGATCTACCGGCAAGACGGTGCGGCATAG
- a CDS encoding Scr1 family TA system antitoxin-like transcriptional regulator, whose product MNNPDLQQWLLAPDGIATRLRALRGNTRGTVIAEAAGMRTSKLSKLELAQQEPTADDIRAIVAAAGQPKRVADELVAKLAEKPQVRSSARVSRFGQAASQQRLNALLAKSSHVRLFDATYLPRPMQIPEYAAAVLEAAGRLRGITDSPTQAAAALAASSQYLYEPSRTFEIVIAEPALQWAVLPVAGMRIQLERVLDLARLPNVDLRVLPLRQPGIVPPPYGFGLVDGAGYTDGLEGLDDLADVRLAGHIEAMGRLAEASAAGKEASNLIREALRRLAA is encoded by the coding sequence ATGAACAACCCCGACCTGCAGCAGTGGCTCCTCGCACCCGACGGCATCGCCACCCGCCTCCGTGCGCTGCGCGGCAACACCAGAGGAACGGTGATCGCCGAAGCGGCCGGCATGCGCACGTCGAAGCTGTCAAAGCTCGAACTCGCCCAGCAGGAACCGACCGCCGACGACATTCGAGCCATCGTCGCGGCCGCCGGACAGCCAAAGCGGGTCGCCGACGAACTCGTGGCGAAGCTGGCCGAGAAGCCGCAGGTTCGCAGTTCGGCGCGGGTGAGCCGGTTCGGGCAGGCCGCCAGCCAGCAACGCCTTAACGCGCTGCTCGCCAAGAGCAGCCACGTCAGGTTGTTCGACGCCACCTACCTGCCCCGGCCGATGCAAATCCCTGAGTACGCGGCTGCCGTTCTTGAGGCTGCAGGCCGGCTACGGGGCATCACCGACAGCCCAACGCAGGCAGCTGCCGCACTCGCGGCCTCATCGCAGTACCTGTACGAACCCAGCCGCACATTCGAGATCGTCATCGCCGAACCGGCCCTGCAATGGGCGGTCCTTCCGGTGGCTGGCATGCGCATCCAACTGGAGCGGGTCCTCGACCTGGCGCGGCTGCCGAACGTCGACCTGCGAGTCCTGCCACTCCGCCAGCCCGGCATCGTTCCGCCGCCCTACGGGTTCGGTCTCGTAGACGGCGCTGGCTACACCGACGGCCTTGAAGGGCTAGACGACCTCGCCGATGTGCGGCTTGCCGGTCACATCGAGGCGATGGGCCGCCTCGCAGAGGCATCGGCGGCTGGCAAGGAAGCCAGCAATCTGATCAGGGAAGCGCTCAGGAGGCTCGCGGCATGA
- a CDS encoding alpha/beta fold hydrolase — translation MTFRRNEGSGPPIVLIAQMGCGADIWKPLLPHLAGLEVVTYDRPGTGDTPPRPAPNPALPHSVFAAELAQLLDDQHVAGAVVLVGHSFGALIARAFVAAHPDRAAGLVIVDGSIPQFHLHPSADPKLDGDGSDATEIDVVTGQVEILSAPTPDVPALVLTRTHGRWDGENPPPHPAVEDLWQVSQRLLARDLRCPLLVADNSGHQMQHEAPELVAYAIRAVHTAVRSGGPVRVDPAAVADAGGQLD, via the coding sequence ATGACCTTCCGCAGAAACGAGGGCAGTGGACCGCCGATCGTGCTCATCGCGCAGATGGGTTGCGGCGCCGACATCTGGAAACCCCTGCTGCCGCACCTCGCCGGTCTTGAAGTCGTCACCTACGACCGGCCCGGCACCGGTGACACACCGCCGCGGCCGGCACCGAACCCGGCACTGCCGCACAGCGTGTTCGCCGCCGAACTCGCCCAGCTCCTCGACGACCAGCACGTGGCCGGTGCGGTCGTGCTGGTCGGGCACTCGTTCGGGGCACTCATTGCCCGCGCGTTCGTCGCCGCCCACCCGGACCGGGCGGCAGGGCTGGTCATCGTCGACGGCAGCATCCCGCAGTTCCACCTACACCCCAGCGCCGACCCGAAACTCGACGGGGACGGCTCGGACGCCACCGAAATCGACGTGGTCACCGGCCAGGTTGAAATCCTGTCCGCACCAACCCCCGACGTGCCCGCGCTGGTTCTGACTCGCACCCACGGCCGGTGGGACGGCGAAAACCCGCCACCCCACCCCGCCGTCGAAGACCTGTGGCAGGTCAGCCAGCGCCTGCTCGCCCGCGACCTACGCTGCCCGCTGCTGGTCGCCGACAACTCCGGACACCAGATGCAACATGAAGCGCCCGAGCTCGTCGCCTACGCCATCCGGGCCGTCCACACCGCGGTACGGTCCGGAGGACCCGTGCGCGTCGACCCAGCGGCGGTAGCGGACGCCGGAGGTCAGCTCGACTAG
- a CDS encoding helix-turn-helix domain-containing protein produces the protein MTITTNTRTSANISPPPAEDPAELLPPPAIRKLLRRSQGLTQEQAAAEFGVTDGSMSNWENNRPGPRNMRPYLLRLLQWADEARAMGFSITWPAPAPAEPQK, from the coding sequence ATGACCATCACCACCAATACGCGCACCAGCGCAAACATCAGCCCTCCACCGGCGGAAGACCCTGCCGAACTTCTTCCGCCGCCTGCGATCCGCAAGCTGCTACGCCGCAGCCAGGGACTCACTCAAGAACAAGCCGCCGCCGAGTTCGGCGTCACGGACGGCTCGATGAGCAACTGGGAGAACAATCGGCCCGGCCCCCGCAACATGCGGCCCTACCTGCTCCGGCTTCTGCAGTGGGCCGACGAAGCCCGCGCAATGGGGTTTTCGATCACCTGGCCTGCCCCTGCGCCAGCCGAACCCCAGAAATGA